The Euphorbia lathyris chromosome 3, ddEupLath1.1, whole genome shotgun sequence genome contains a region encoding:
- the LOC136221758 gene encoding protein CNGC15b isoform X2 has protein sequence MDYGNSRSVRFKDDVELGKRPLPTSNGDGGVKLTYNIDGTQISECSNSKKNEKEVPRRNGGRSLKAKVLSRVFSEDYERVKKKILDPRGPIIHRWTKIFLVACLVSLFVDPLFFYLPEVSSEACINILTPLEIGLTIVRSVADAFYMVQIFIRFRTAYIAPSSRVFGRGELVIDSRKIAGKYLQTHFWTDLVAALPLPQLLIWFVIPNLGGSTMANTKNVLRFIIICQYIPRLFLIIPLSSRISKANGVVTETAWAGAAYNLMLYMLASHVLGACWYLLSIERQEACWRSVCNEEKPSCRYEYFDCRHLQEPLRDTWFKTSNLTHLCNPLDDFYQFGIFGDALTFGVTTASFLDKYFYCLWWGLKNLSSLGQNLSTSTYVGEIAFAIIIATLGLVLFALLIGNMQRYLQSTTVRLEEWRIKRTDTEQWMHHRQLPPELRQSVRKYDQYKWVATRGVNEERLLKGLPLDLRRDIKRHLCLDLVRRVPLFDQMDERMLDAICERLKPALSTAGTYLVREGDLVNEMLFIIRGHLDSYTTNGGRTGFFNSCRIGPGDFCGEELLTWALDPRPSVILPSSTRTVKAISEVEAFALRAEDLKFVASQFRRLHSKQLRQKFRFYSHQWRLWAACFIQAAWRRYKKRKEAAELRARENPEDEEEDDECEASSGLAIYAAARLAANTRRGRGVMKHSVSDSSIANSLQKPAEPDFSVDEF, from the exons ATGGATTATGGTAATTCAAGATCAGTAAG GTTTAAAGATGATGTTGAATTAGGCAAGCGTCCGCTTCCAACATCCAATGGAGATGGTGGAGTTAAGCTCACATACAACATTGATGGAACACAAATATCAGAGTGTTCTAATTCTAAGAAGAATGAGAAGGAAGTTCCGAGGAGAAATGGAGGAAGATCGTTGAAAGCAAAAGTATTATCTAGAGTGTTCTCAGAGGACTATGAGAGAGTAAAGAAGAAGATATTGGACCCTCGAGGGCCGATAATTCACAGATGGACTAAGATATTTTTAGTAGCATGCTTAGTTTCTCTGTTTGTTGAtcctcttttcttttatttaccaGAAGTTTCAAGTGAAGCCTGCATAAATATTCTAACACCCCTTGAAATTGGCCTTACAATAGTTAGATCAGTAGCTGATGCCTTTTACATGGTTCAGATTTTCATTCGTTTTCGAACTGCTTATATCGCTCCTTCATCCCGTGTTTTTGGGAGAGGGGAGCTTGTCATAGATTCTAGAAAGATTGCAGGGAAGTACCTTCAGACGCACTTTTGGACTGATCTTGTTGCCGCCCTGCCTCTTCCTCAG CTGTTAATTTGGTTTGTTATTCCGAATCTTGGTGGTTCAACAATGGCAAACACAAAAAATGTTCTTCGGTTCATCATCATTTGTCAATACATCCCCAGACTCTTCCTTATCATTCCACTCTCGTCCAGAATTAGTAAAGCGAATGGTGTTGTAACCGAAACAGCATGGGCTGGTGCTGCTTATAACCTGATGCTCTACATGCTGGCAAGCCAT GTTTTAGGAGCTTGCTGGTATCTTCTATCAATTGAAAGACAGGAAGCATGTTGGAGAAGTGTTTGTAATGAAGAGAAACCGTCTTGTCGATACGAATATTTCGATTGCCGCCACTTGCAAGAACCTCTTAGAGATACCTGGTTTAAAACAAGTAATCTCACCCATCTCTGTAATCCCCTCGACGATTTCTATCAGTTTGGCATATTTGGGGATGCTTTGACATTTGGTGTCACAACAGCCTCTTTTCTCGACAAATACTTTTACTGTCTCTGGTGGGGCTTAAAGAACCTCAG CTcattaggacaaaatctttcaACAAGCACTTATGTGGGTGAAATAGCTTTTGCCATCATTATTGCAACACTAGGTCTGGTTCTTTTTGCGTTACTCATTGGGAATATGCAA AGATATCTACAATCAACAACAGTTCGATTAGAAGAGTGGAGAATAAAAAGAACCGATACAGAACAATGGATGCATCACAGACAGCTACCGCCTGAGCTAAGACAATCCGTCCGCAAGTATGATCAGTACAAGTGGGTGGCAACTAGAGGTGTAAATGAAGAAAGGCTTCTGAAAGGACTTCCCTTGGATCTCCGAAGAGACATCAAACGCCACCTCTGCCTCGATTTAGTTCGAAGA GTGCCATTATTTGATCAAATGGATGAAAGGATGCTAGATGCAATATGCGAGAGGCTGAAGCCTGCATTGTCAACCGCAGGCACTTATCTTGTGCGAGAAGGCGATCTTGTGAACGAAATGCTTTTCATAATCCGAGGCCATCTTGATTCATACACAACAAATGGCGGGCGGACTGGATTCTTCAACTCATGTCGGATAGGTCCTGGTGACTTTTGTGGTGAGGAACTGTTGACATGGGCATTAGATCCAAGGCCAAGTGTAATTCTTCCATCATCAACTCGCACGGTCAAGGCCATATCAGAAGTGGAGGCCTTTGCCCTGAGAGCAGAAGACTTGAAGTTTGTAGCATCACAGTTTAGAAGACTACACAGCAAGCAACTGCGACAGAAGTTTCGGTTCTACTCGCATCAGTGGCGATTATGGGCAGCATGTTTCATTCAAGCCGCATGGAGGCggtataagaaaagaaaagaagcagCAGAACTGAGAGCTAGAGAAAAccctgaagatgaagaagaagatgatgagtgTGAAGCTAGTTCAGGCTTAGCCATTTACGCGGCAGCAAGGCTAGCAGCAAATACTAGAAGAGGAAGAGGGGTAATGAAGCATTCTGTATCAGACTCTAGCATTGCTAACTCACTACAGAAACCAGCAGAACCAGACTTTTCAGTGGATGAGTTTTGA
- the LOC136221758 gene encoding protein CNGC15b isoform X1: MDYGNSRSVRFKDDVELGKRPLPTSNGDGGVKLTYNIDGTQISECSNSKKNEKEVPRRNGGRSLKAKVLSRVFSEDYERVKKKILDPRGPIIHRWTKIFLVACLVSLFVDPLFFYLPEVSSEACINILTPLEIGLTIVRSVADAFYMVQIFIRFRTAYIAPSSRVFGRGELVIDSRKIAGKYLQTHFWTDLVAALPLPQLLIWFVIPNLGGSTMANTKNVLRFIIICQYIPRLFLIIPLSSRISKANGVVTETAWAGAAYNLMLYMLASHVSEYFLLVFLIYKLNCNAEAVYCYVYEKVLGACWYLLSIERQEACWRSVCNEEKPSCRYEYFDCRHLQEPLRDTWFKTSNLTHLCNPLDDFYQFGIFGDALTFGVTTASFLDKYFYCLWWGLKNLSSLGQNLSTSTYVGEIAFAIIIATLGLVLFALLIGNMQRYLQSTTVRLEEWRIKRTDTEQWMHHRQLPPELRQSVRKYDQYKWVATRGVNEERLLKGLPLDLRRDIKRHLCLDLVRRVPLFDQMDERMLDAICERLKPALSTAGTYLVREGDLVNEMLFIIRGHLDSYTTNGGRTGFFNSCRIGPGDFCGEELLTWALDPRPSVILPSSTRTVKAISEVEAFALRAEDLKFVASQFRRLHSKQLRQKFRFYSHQWRLWAACFIQAAWRRYKKRKEAAELRARENPEDEEEDDECEASSGLAIYAAARLAANTRRGRGVMKHSVSDSSIANSLQKPAEPDFSVDEF, encoded by the exons ATGGATTATGGTAATTCAAGATCAGTAAG GTTTAAAGATGATGTTGAATTAGGCAAGCGTCCGCTTCCAACATCCAATGGAGATGGTGGAGTTAAGCTCACATACAACATTGATGGAACACAAATATCAGAGTGTTCTAATTCTAAGAAGAATGAGAAGGAAGTTCCGAGGAGAAATGGAGGAAGATCGTTGAAAGCAAAAGTATTATCTAGAGTGTTCTCAGAGGACTATGAGAGAGTAAAGAAGAAGATATTGGACCCTCGAGGGCCGATAATTCACAGATGGACTAAGATATTTTTAGTAGCATGCTTAGTTTCTCTGTTTGTTGAtcctcttttcttttatttaccaGAAGTTTCAAGTGAAGCCTGCATAAATATTCTAACACCCCTTGAAATTGGCCTTACAATAGTTAGATCAGTAGCTGATGCCTTTTACATGGTTCAGATTTTCATTCGTTTTCGAACTGCTTATATCGCTCCTTCATCCCGTGTTTTTGGGAGAGGGGAGCTTGTCATAGATTCTAGAAAGATTGCAGGGAAGTACCTTCAGACGCACTTTTGGACTGATCTTGTTGCCGCCCTGCCTCTTCCTCAG CTGTTAATTTGGTTTGTTATTCCGAATCTTGGTGGTTCAACAATGGCAAACACAAAAAATGTTCTTCGGTTCATCATCATTTGTCAATACATCCCCAGACTCTTCCTTATCATTCCACTCTCGTCCAGAATTAGTAAAGCGAATGGTGTTGTAACCGAAACAGCATGGGCTGGTGCTGCTTATAACCTGATGCTCTACATGCTGGCAAGCCATGTAAGTGAATATTTCCTCCTAGTTTTTCTGATATACAAGCTAAATTGTAATGCTGAAGCGGTTTATTGTTATGTCTACGAGAAGGTTTTAGGAGCTTGCTGGTATCTTCTATCAATTGAAAGACAGGAAGCATGTTGGAGAAGTGTTTGTAATGAAGAGAAACCGTCTTGTCGATACGAATATTTCGATTGCCGCCACTTGCAAGAACCTCTTAGAGATACCTGGTTTAAAACAAGTAATCTCACCCATCTCTGTAATCCCCTCGACGATTTCTATCAGTTTGGCATATTTGGGGATGCTTTGACATTTGGTGTCACAACAGCCTCTTTTCTCGACAAATACTTTTACTGTCTCTGGTGGGGCTTAAAGAACCTCAG CTcattaggacaaaatctttcaACAAGCACTTATGTGGGTGAAATAGCTTTTGCCATCATTATTGCAACACTAGGTCTGGTTCTTTTTGCGTTACTCATTGGGAATATGCAA AGATATCTACAATCAACAACAGTTCGATTAGAAGAGTGGAGAATAAAAAGAACCGATACAGAACAATGGATGCATCACAGACAGCTACCGCCTGAGCTAAGACAATCCGTCCGCAAGTATGATCAGTACAAGTGGGTGGCAACTAGAGGTGTAAATGAAGAAAGGCTTCTGAAAGGACTTCCCTTGGATCTCCGAAGAGACATCAAACGCCACCTCTGCCTCGATTTAGTTCGAAGA GTGCCATTATTTGATCAAATGGATGAAAGGATGCTAGATGCAATATGCGAGAGGCTGAAGCCTGCATTGTCAACCGCAGGCACTTATCTTGTGCGAGAAGGCGATCTTGTGAACGAAATGCTTTTCATAATCCGAGGCCATCTTGATTCATACACAACAAATGGCGGGCGGACTGGATTCTTCAACTCATGTCGGATAGGTCCTGGTGACTTTTGTGGTGAGGAACTGTTGACATGGGCATTAGATCCAAGGCCAAGTGTAATTCTTCCATCATCAACTCGCACGGTCAAGGCCATATCAGAAGTGGAGGCCTTTGCCCTGAGAGCAGAAGACTTGAAGTTTGTAGCATCACAGTTTAGAAGACTACACAGCAAGCAACTGCGACAGAAGTTTCGGTTCTACTCGCATCAGTGGCGATTATGGGCAGCATGTTTCATTCAAGCCGCATGGAGGCggtataagaaaagaaaagaagcagCAGAACTGAGAGCTAGAGAAAAccctgaagatgaagaagaagatgatgagtgTGAAGCTAGTTCAGGCTTAGCCATTTACGCGGCAGCAAGGCTAGCAGCAAATACTAGAAGAGGAAGAGGGGTAATGAAGCATTCTGTATCAGACTCTAGCATTGCTAACTCACTACAGAAACCAGCAGAACCAGACTTTTCAGTGGATGAGTTTTGA